A portion of the Stigmatella aurantiaca DW4/3-1 genome contains these proteins:
- a CDS encoding TonB family protein, with the protein MNRHVPFRFLLALSAALLVAPVAWAAGGHSQLQTFFQGQLDSADYQKKVFDRVARSWKQPSARHAPGPGKKAIVQAMVSQDGKLISTALLMESGSKVWDAAALAAVKKAAPFPRLPEGSASPSLEVHFHWSWTVTP; encoded by the coding sequence TTGAATCGCCATGTCCCGTTCCGTTTCCTGCTGGCCCTCTCCGCCGCGCTGCTGGTGGCCCCGGTGGCGTGGGCCGCGGGGGGCCATTCCCAGCTCCAGACCTTCTTTCAAGGCCAGCTGGACAGCGCCGACTACCAGAAGAAAGTCTTTGACCGGGTCGCGCGCAGCTGGAAGCAGCCGAGCGCCAGGCATGCCCCGGGGCCTGGGAAGAAGGCGATCGTCCAGGCCATGGTCTCCCAGGATGGGAAGCTGATCTCCACGGCCCTGCTCATGGAGTCTGGCTCCAAGGTCTGGGATGCCGCCGCGCTGGCCGCCGTCAAGAAGGCGGCGCCGTTTCCCCGGCTGCCCGAGGGCTCCGCGTCCCCGTCGTTGGAGGTCCACTTCCATTGGTCTTGGACCGTGACGCCGTAG
- a CDS encoding choice-of-anchor A family protein, producing MKNNSLGWWVVLSLSASACGVQDLSEMEAQDGSSLQRPSTITADKARPPSGEATYGVAAEDYSPPESSITSFSTPDENGNYLGSVALKITATDVGSGVQEITYYLVGASTGSGTVTGSTVYVPLIENAGLTTVIYYARDKAGNVEEAKSFDVNIVFDQPGVSCLPVNLDDYNLFVLGNYTGGHDVQGKVAAGGNVSMQSFAVGAGLPATNTNHVLVVGGNLNVSNGTIYGDTYYGGSLTTNQSATVRRGTLNQGTPFNFTSLSSDLQTLSSQLSNDLAVNATPRIEPWGGLFLKGNDPKLNVFSLNASIFSTTRYMELEAPADSRIVVNIYGPSASFSNFSQHNFRGGIDQTGILYNFVDATQITASGFGFWGTVLAPLADITFNNGSWDGGIYANSLTGNAEGHINPLKDFEFCEGQNNY from the coding sequence GTGAAGAACAATTCCCTTGGTTGGTGGGTGGTCCTGAGTCTTTCGGCGTCTGCGTGTGGCGTGCAGGATCTGTCGGAGATGGAAGCCCAGGATGGGTCCTCGCTCCAGCGTCCTTCCACCATCACGGCCGACAAGGCGCGCCCGCCCTCGGGCGAGGCCACGTATGGCGTCGCCGCGGAGGATTATTCTCCTCCCGAGAGCAGCATCACCTCCTTCTCGACGCCCGATGAGAACGGCAATTACCTCGGCTCGGTCGCCTTGAAGATCACCGCGACGGATGTCGGCTCGGGCGTGCAGGAAATCACCTACTACCTGGTGGGGGCGTCGACGGGCAGCGGCACGGTGACGGGTTCGACCGTCTATGTCCCCCTGATCGAGAACGCGGGCCTGACGACCGTCATCTATTACGCCCGTGACAAGGCTGGAAACGTCGAGGAAGCCAAGAGCTTCGACGTCAACATCGTCTTCGATCAGCCGGGCGTGAGCTGCCTGCCGGTGAACCTGGACGATTACAACCTCTTCGTGCTGGGCAACTACACCGGTGGCCATGACGTGCAGGGCAAGGTGGCGGCGGGCGGCAACGTCTCCATGCAGAGCTTCGCCGTGGGCGCGGGGCTGCCAGCGACCAATACCAACCACGTGCTGGTCGTGGGTGGCAACCTCAACGTGAGCAACGGCACCATCTACGGTGACACCTATTACGGTGGCAGCCTCACCACCAATCAGAGCGCCACGGTGCGCCGCGGCACCCTGAACCAGGGGACGCCCTTCAACTTCACCTCGCTGAGCTCGGACCTGCAGACGCTGTCCTCCCAGCTCTCCAACGATCTGGCCGTCAACGCCACCCCCCGCATCGAGCCGTGGGGCGGCCTCTTCCTCAAGGGAAACGATCCCAAGCTGAACGTCTTCTCGCTGAATGCCAGCATCTTCAGCACCACCCGGTACATGGAGCTCGAGGCACCGGCGGACTCGCGGATCGTCGTGAACATCTACGGCCCCTCGGCTTCGTTCTCCAACTTCAGCCAGCACAACTTCCGGGGCGGCATCGACCAGACGGGCATCCTCTATAACTTCGTCGACGCCACGCAGATCACGGCCTCGGGCTTCGGCTTCTGGGGAACGGTGCTGGCGCCGCTGGCCGACATCACCTTCAACAACGGCAGCTGGGACGGCGGCATCTACGCCAACTCGCTGACGGGCAACGCCGAGGGCCACATCAACCCGCTGAAGGACTTCGAGTTCTGCGAAGGGCAGAACAACTACTAA
- a CDS encoding alpha/beta fold hydrolase: MRRRVHLTEVGQGRGPRVLLLPGLGARGSGFRALAGQLAEVARPVLVEYPEGTHAACGAKALSEQVLQEAGAPDAVVASSFGGMVAAHLAVAGVTRGVAFLGSFTRPEHLGMRGALLALMGPIAVLGRPGRVAASLASWQRIPGAQVPEVVPTTAVERITTLHRAFAVGRELPPPDLRAFPVSCVCLQGDRDVLVPPATLERLAASLPPGTPRHLLRGAGHVPYFTHPQECARLLRPWLAALAPAPSLSGASAETAA, translated from the coding sequence ATGCGTCGCAGGGTGCACCTCACAGAGGTAGGACAAGGAAGAGGGCCTCGGGTTCTCCTCCTGCCCGGGTTGGGCGCGAGGGGCTCAGGTTTCCGAGCCCTCGCGGGCCAGCTCGCCGAGGTGGCCCGTCCGGTCCTGGTGGAGTACCCCGAAGGCACACATGCCGCCTGTGGCGCCAAGGCGCTCTCGGAGCAGGTGCTCCAGGAGGCGGGAGCGCCGGATGCGGTGGTGGCCAGCTCCTTTGGCGGCATGGTGGCCGCCCACCTGGCGGTCGCGGGGGTCACCCGAGGGGTGGCGTTTCTCGGCTCCTTCACCCGGCCCGAACACCTGGGCATGAGGGGGGCGCTGCTGGCCCTGATGGGACCCATCGCCGTGCTGGGACGGCCTGGGAGGGTTGCGGCCTCCCTGGCCTCGTGGCAGCGGATCCCCGGAGCGCAGGTGCCGGAGGTGGTCCCCACCACGGCGGTAGAGCGCATCACCACCCTGCACCGGGCATTCGCCGTTGGCCGTGAGCTGCCCCCTCCGGACCTGCGCGCCTTCCCCGTCTCCTGTGTGTGCCTCCAGGGGGACCGGGATGTGCTGGTGCCCCCCGCCACGCTGGAACGGCTGGCCGCCTCGCTCCCTCCCGGGACGCCCCGGCACCTGCTGCGCGGGGCGGGACACGTTCCTTACTTCACCCACCCACAGGAGTGCGCCCGGCTGCTCCGGCCCTGGCTCGCGGCGTTGGCCCCCGCCCCTTCTCTCTCCGGAGCGAGCGCCGAGACCGCGGCCTGA
- a CDS encoding cytochrome P450, whose product MSLEHMTREAPPAVKFDPSTAEFDVNPYPMLERLRAQPALPYWEEGRGWLLCRYEDAIAVLRDNKRFTANRSVWEFDAELGLTHQIPELAELSQYGLFALADADHARVRKLVSPALTPRAIERLRPEIQAIVDEILDGVEAKGTVNVVAEIADLIPARVIGSMLKIPKGREVQFQRFTDAMIKNFVPGLVCAREVEAMRPDIAGGLELIRETVEDRRRHPQEEDILTTLIRTEERGDSLNAQELLSLVAALIVGGFETTVHLISFTVYNLLQRPEVLAQVKAEPELSRNVIEEVLRFDNFGKMGLARYALEDVELGGVTIKKGQLVLVMLNSALRDEGTFSSADVFDVRRHTNASIAFGHGVHYCIGANLARLEVQLAVSTLVRRFPRMQLLGPPSFGPHPVLRKMESLEVQLRPQ is encoded by the coding sequence ATGTCGCTTGAGCACATGACGCGCGAGGCGCCGCCTGCCGTGAAGTTCGATCCCTCCACCGCCGAGTTCGATGTGAACCCGTACCCCATGCTGGAGAGGCTCCGGGCGCAACCGGCGCTTCCCTATTGGGAAGAGGGACGTGGTTGGTTGCTCTGCCGGTATGAAGATGCCATCGCCGTGCTCCGGGACAACAAGCGGTTCACGGCCAACCGGTCGGTGTGGGAGTTCGATGCGGAGCTGGGCCTCACCCACCAGATTCCCGAGCTTGCCGAGCTGAGCCAGTACGGTCTGTTCGCGCTCGCGGACGCGGATCACGCCCGGGTGCGCAAGCTCGTCAGCCCCGCGCTCACCCCTCGGGCCATCGAGCGGCTCCGGCCAGAGATCCAAGCCATCGTGGATGAGATCCTCGATGGGGTGGAGGCCAAGGGCACCGTCAACGTGGTGGCGGAGATCGCCGATCTGATCCCAGCCCGGGTGATCGGCTCGATGTTGAAGATCCCCAAGGGGCGCGAGGTGCAGTTCCAGCGGTTCACGGACGCGATGATCAAGAACTTCGTTCCGGGGCTGGTCTGCGCCAGGGAAGTGGAGGCGATGCGGCCCGACATCGCTGGAGGGCTCGAGCTGATTCGCGAGACGGTCGAGGACCGGCGACGGCATCCCCAAGAGGAGGACATCCTCACCACGCTCATCAGAACCGAGGAGCGGGGAGACTCGCTCAACGCCCAGGAGCTCCTTTCACTGGTGGCCGCGCTCATCGTGGGCGGCTTCGAGACCACCGTCCATTTGATCAGCTTCACCGTGTACAACCTCCTGCAACGGCCCGAAGTGCTCGCGCAGGTGAAGGCCGAGCCCGAGCTCAGCCGGAACGTGATTGAAGAAGTGCTTCGCTTCGACAACTTCGGGAAGATGGGGCTTGCCCGCTACGCCCTGGAGGACGTGGAGCTCGGCGGGGTGACCATCAAGAAGGGGCAGTTGGTCCTGGTCATGCTGAACAGTGCGCTGCGCGACGAGGGCACCTTCTCCAGCGCGGACGTCTTCGACGTGCGCCGCCACACGAACGCGAGCATCGCCTTTGGGCACGGGGTTCACTACTGCATCGGGGCGAACCTGGCGCGCCTCGAGGTGCAGCTCGCCGTGAGCACGCTCGTCCGGCGGTTTCCGCGGATGCAGCTGCTGGGGCCGCCTTCGTTCGGGCCTCACCCGGTGCTCCGCAAGATGGAGTCGCTGGAGGTCCAGCTCCGCCCGCAGTGA
- a CDS encoding ferredoxin: MKIVIDGDRCEANGACVRAAPEAFFLDEKDALHLLPGAVTPGLRARVEQAIRECPRQALSFAVDVCSRKEASDVA; encoded by the coding sequence ATGAAGATTGTGATTGATGGGGATCGCTGTGAGGCCAACGGTGCCTGCGTCCGCGCGGCGCCGGAGGCCTTCTTCCTGGATGAAAAGGACGCCCTGCACCTCCTTCCAGGAGCGGTGACGCCCGGGCTGCGCGCCAGGGTGGAGCAAGCGATACGGGAGTGCCCGCGTCAGGCGCTCTCGTTCGCCGTGGACGTGTGCTCCCGGAAGGAGGCTTCCGATGTCGCTTGA
- a CDS encoding sigma 54-interacting transcriptional regulator has protein sequence MLASRRVPEFQDDEQESLDPTATLRRAKPGRVRLKLLVLSGPEAGSSHALTRAEYTVGKAPTCDIVLSDKTISRQHLKLEVRDEHVLAIDLDSRNGSFCEGLRFSQVELRPGSAITLGTTELKLVPEDTRERSLLLSKKDHFGALVGNSRKMREAFTLLERMAPGGADVLIQGETGTGKDVCAETLHQQSQRSQGPFVIVDMAGVAPTLIESELFGHVKGAFTGAQADRAGAFERANGGTVFLDEVGELPLELQPRLLRVLERRQVKRVGSNDYRTVNTRVITATHVDLEEAVKAGKFRRDLFHRLAVLRVTLPPLRERPDDIPLLIDTMLERMGRPPSALSDQTRALLAQYPWPGNVRELRNVVEQVVSLGEDALPEMEALSGETALPKAGAATEMDLPFKEAKERLIEGFERDYLRGLIERCEGNISRASREAGIDRVYLRKLLRKHGLEDRAGASADDKGPRGQ, from the coding sequence GTGTTAGCATCTCGCCGCGTGCCGGAGTTTCAAGACGACGAGCAGGAATCTTTGGATCCCACCGCAACCCTTCGCCGGGCCAAGCCAGGCCGGGTGCGGTTGAAGCTGTTGGTGCTCTCAGGCCCGGAGGCGGGCAGCAGCCATGCCCTCACGCGCGCTGAGTATACGGTGGGCAAAGCGCCTACCTGCGACATCGTCTTGAGCGACAAGACCATCTCGCGCCAGCACCTGAAGTTGGAGGTCCGGGACGAGCACGTGCTGGCGATCGACCTGGATTCGCGCAACGGCTCCTTCTGCGAGGGGCTGCGCTTCTCCCAGGTGGAACTGCGCCCAGGCAGCGCCATCACCCTGGGCACCACGGAGCTCAAGCTGGTGCCGGAGGATACCCGGGAGCGCTCGCTGCTCCTCTCGAAGAAGGATCACTTCGGGGCGCTGGTGGGCAACAGCCGCAAGATGCGCGAGGCCTTCACCCTGCTGGAGCGCATGGCCCCCGGAGGGGCGGATGTGCTCATTCAAGGGGAGACGGGCACGGGCAAGGATGTGTGCGCCGAGACGCTGCACCAGCAGAGCCAGCGCAGCCAGGGGCCTTTCGTCATCGTGGACATGGCGGGGGTTGCCCCCACGCTCATCGAGTCGGAGCTGTTTGGCCACGTGAAGGGCGCCTTCACCGGGGCCCAGGCCGACCGGGCCGGGGCCTTCGAGCGCGCCAACGGCGGCACCGTCTTCCTGGATGAAGTCGGCGAGCTGCCCCTGGAGCTTCAGCCCCGGTTGCTGCGCGTGCTGGAGCGCCGCCAGGTCAAGCGGGTGGGCTCCAACGACTACCGGACCGTGAACACCCGGGTGATCACCGCGACGCACGTGGACCTGGAAGAGGCGGTCAAGGCCGGTAAGTTCCGCAGGGACCTGTTCCACCGGCTCGCGGTGCTCCGCGTCACGTTGCCGCCCCTGCGCGAGCGGCCCGACGACATCCCCCTGCTCATCGACACCATGCTGGAGCGGATGGGGCGGCCTCCCAGCGCCTTGTCGGACCAGACGCGGGCGTTGCTGGCCCAGTACCCGTGGCCGGGCAATGTGCGCGAGCTGCGCAATGTGGTGGAGCAGGTGGTGAGCCTGGGCGAGGACGCCCTGCCAGAGATGGAGGCGCTCTCGGGCGAGACCGCCCTTCCCAAGGCGGGGGCCGCCACCGAGATGGACCTTCCCTTCAAGGAGGCCAAGGAGCGCCTCATCGAAGGGTTCGAGCGCGACTACCTCCGGGGCTTGATCGAACGTTGCGAAGGCAACATTTCCCGGGCTTCCCGGGAAGCGGGAATCGACCGGGTCTATCTGCGCAAGCTGCTGCGAAAGCACGGCTTGGAGGACCGCGCGGGGGCCTCGGCGGACGACAAAGGTCCCCGAGGACAATGA
- a CDS encoding serine/threonine-protein kinase encodes MNSKNTRSERKGATNAVPNTARSGSAMTPEDAPPVSQVGRYILLKQLGKGGMGVVYAAYDPDLDRKVALKLLQSNGGTDSEEARARLLREAQAMARVSHPNVIPIFDVGVWGDQVFLAMEIVDGGTLASWLKEKPRSWREVLERFLAAGQGLRAAHAAGLVHRDFKPANVLVSRAGRVFVTDFGLARKVGEDKEEPLPEEARLMLPPENRMLETTLTETGLVMGTPNYMSPEQFRDAELDARSDQFSFCVALYWGLYRQRAFEPASMRSYASSGPHALGTERTEPMRASDAPLVVKASVPADIIREPPREVKVPAWVRNAVMRGLSLEPASRFSSMDELLDALSQERRLLQRRKWAVAACTAGVGLAVVAGGVYQQSQVCTGAGALVDEVWGAPQRQALEAAFVATGRPLARETAAHVAQVLDGYASDWARQSMSACVATRVDGVQPEELLARRVVCLERRRKDMRATVGLLEQADGALVEKAVEAAYALPSLQECEDAESLADQQRLPSDPVRRADIERLEGKLAEVKAQVTAGRYPAALAAARQLEASVQATGHLPLIAELRLQLGVVQDRLGESAEAARHLSQAVYDAEAGRADRLKVSILNRLIFVEDGQKHFSQASSWGGLAEATLQRLGGEPELESDLRVVQANLAISQNRFQEAQSLLVQSRQLLERVLEPGHPKLARNTFLLGRTLMELGEPKRAREMLEVALKETEAAVGPMHPDMAHRHGLLAVFLREQGDYARALVHAQAAAEIRKALIGERSVAFADALDEVGMSLMGLGRHAEALRVSEQALAVKQQVLPAEDEGLQYSYDGVGQALLGMGRARESIEPLRRAVSFASAPADVLAESGFALARALWLSGHPPEARGEAVHARERFAEAGLESRVAEVDSWLESIPKQIARRPAHPPRRPRR; translated from the coding sequence ATGAACTCGAAAAACACTCGGAGCGAGCGCAAGGGGGCAACCAACGCCGTGCCGAACACGGCTCGCTCTGGGTCGGCCATGACGCCGGAAGATGCGCCTCCTGTCTCTCAAGTCGGGCGCTACATCCTGCTCAAGCAACTGGGAAAGGGCGGGATGGGGGTGGTGTACGCCGCCTATGATCCGGACCTGGATCGCAAGGTGGCGCTCAAGCTGCTGCAGTCCAACGGCGGAACGGATTCAGAGGAGGCCCGGGCGCGGTTGCTCCGCGAGGCCCAGGCCATGGCGCGGGTCTCCCACCCCAACGTCATCCCCATCTTCGATGTGGGGGTCTGGGGAGATCAGGTGTTCCTCGCCATGGAGATCGTGGACGGGGGAACGCTGGCCTCCTGGTTGAAGGAGAAGCCGCGCTCCTGGCGGGAGGTGCTGGAGCGGTTCCTGGCGGCCGGACAGGGGCTGCGGGCGGCCCACGCGGCGGGGCTGGTGCACCGGGACTTCAAGCCCGCGAACGTCCTGGTGAGCCGGGCGGGCCGCGTCTTCGTCACCGATTTTGGTCTGGCGCGGAAGGTAGGGGAGGACAAGGAGGAGCCGCTTCCCGAAGAGGCCCGGCTGATGTTGCCGCCGGAGAACCGCATGTTGGAGACCACCCTCACCGAGACAGGTCTGGTGATGGGCACCCCCAACTACATGTCCCCCGAGCAATTCCGGGACGCCGAGCTCGATGCGCGCTCGGACCAGTTCAGCTTCTGTGTGGCGCTCTACTGGGGGCTTTACCGCCAACGGGCCTTCGAGCCCGCGAGCATGAGATCGTACGCGTCCTCGGGCCCCCATGCGCTGGGCACCGAGCGGACCGAGCCGATGCGGGCGTCCGATGCCCCCTTGGTGGTCAAGGCCTCTGTGCCTGCGGACATCATCCGGGAGCCACCGCGCGAGGTGAAGGTGCCCGCGTGGGTCCGGAACGCGGTGATGCGCGGGCTGTCACTCGAGCCCGCCTCGCGCTTCTCCTCGATGGACGAGCTCCTGGATGCGCTCTCCCAGGAGCGGCGTCTGCTCCAGCGGCGCAAGTGGGCCGTGGCGGCCTGCACGGCGGGGGTGGGGCTGGCGGTGGTGGCGGGAGGGGTGTACCAGCAGTCTCAGGTGTGTACGGGCGCTGGGGCATTGGTGGATGAGGTGTGGGGAGCGCCCCAGCGGCAGGCCCTGGAGGCCGCCTTCGTGGCCACCGGACGGCCCCTGGCGCGGGAGACCGCCGCGCATGTCGCCCAGGTGCTGGATGGATACGCGAGCGATTGGGCTCGCCAGAGCATGTCGGCGTGTGTGGCCACGCGCGTGGACGGGGTCCAGCCCGAGGAGTTGTTGGCGCGGCGGGTGGTGTGCCTGGAGCGGCGGCGCAAGGACATGCGGGCCACGGTGGGGCTGCTCGAGCAGGCGGATGGCGCCCTGGTGGAGAAAGCGGTGGAGGCGGCGTACGCGCTGCCGTCCTTGCAGGAGTGTGAGGACGCCGAGTCCCTGGCGGACCAGCAGCGGCTGCCGTCGGATCCGGTGCGGCGCGCGGACATCGAGCGGCTCGAAGGGAAGCTCGCGGAGGTGAAGGCCCAGGTGACCGCGGGCCGGTATCCCGCCGCCTTGGCGGCCGCGCGGCAACTCGAGGCTTCCGTGCAGGCCACCGGCCACCTGCCCCTCATCGCGGAGCTGCGCTTGCAGTTGGGCGTGGTGCAGGACCGGCTGGGGGAGTCTGCCGAGGCGGCGCGGCACCTGTCCCAGGCCGTCTATGACGCCGAGGCGGGGCGTGCGGACCGGTTGAAGGTGTCCATCCTCAACCGGCTGATCTTCGTGGAGGATGGGCAGAAGCACTTCTCGCAAGCGTCGAGCTGGGGAGGCCTCGCGGAGGCCACGCTCCAGCGTCTGGGGGGCGAGCCGGAGCTGGAGTCCGACCTGCGCGTCGTCCAGGCCAACCTGGCGATCTCCCAGAACCGTTTCCAGGAGGCCCAATCGCTGCTGGTGCAATCCCGCCAGTTGCTGGAGCGGGTCCTGGAACCAGGTCATCCGAAGCTGGCCCGGAACACCTTCTTGCTGGGCAGGACGCTGATGGAGTTGGGCGAGCCCAAGCGGGCGCGGGAGATGCTGGAGGTGGCCCTGAAGGAGACCGAGGCCGCGGTGGGCCCGATGCACCCGGACATGGCCCACCGTCATGGCCTGCTCGCGGTGTTCCTGCGGGAGCAGGGGGACTACGCACGGGCGCTGGTGCATGCGCAGGCCGCGGCCGAGATCCGGAAGGCCTTGATCGGCGAGCGGAGCGTGGCGTTCGCGGATGCCCTGGACGAGGTGGGCATGTCCCTGATGGGGCTGGGCCGCCATGCCGAGGCCCTTCGTGTGTCCGAGCAGGCATTGGCGGTCAAGCAGCAGGTGCTCCCCGCCGAGGACGAGGGGCTCCAGTATTCATACGATGGGGTCGGACAGGCGCTGCTGGGCATGGGACGGGCGCGCGAGTCGATCGAGCCCCTGCGCAGAGCCGTCTCCTTTGCTTCGGCGCCCGCCGATGTCCTGGCGGAGTCGGGCTTTGCCTTGGCCCGGGCGCTCTGGTTGTCCGGCCATCCGCCGGAGGCGCGCGGTGAGGCGGTCCACGCCCGCGAGCGCTTCGCCGAGGCGGGCCTGGAGTCCCGCGTGGCCGAGGTGGACTCCTGGTTGGAGTCGATTCCCAAACAGATCGCCCGCCGCCCCGCCCACCCTCCACGCCGTCCCCGCAGGTAA
- a CDS encoding lytic transglycosylase domain-containing protein yields MSLAPLSRNTSALSPSNDQSLIRSSSLAQTAQTAGCARGSALPQGMKALQQDSFQAGPELGGQWAKFMESAASLVDAVTQLQNLLQSPELGGEQGLEGADGAQAMPSPFEDSFAPEASAGQAAAPTPSAPSQAGAAGASGGTDSAGASTASGEAKLGSGLPPALNQYKGAIESAASKAGVPASMLAGQIWQESRGNLGATSTNGGNGLTDTGLMQINPNTFGELQSKHPELQGKNLSDPETNILAGAFYMKDMKEQFGNWDLALRAYNSGPNGVDRSNPNAIPAGTGDATYVQKVKQFSEIIATGNGTLPA; encoded by the coding sequence ATGAGCCTCGCTCCCCTGTCCCGGAACACCTCAGCCCTCAGCCCCTCGAACGACCAGTCCCTGATCCGGAGCAGCAGCCTCGCCCAGACGGCGCAGACGGCGGGCTGCGCGCGAGGCAGTGCCCTTCCCCAGGGGATGAAGGCGTTGCAGCAGGACAGCTTTCAGGCGGGCCCCGAGCTCGGCGGGCAGTGGGCGAAGTTCATGGAAAGCGCCGCGAGCCTCGTGGATGCGGTGACCCAGCTGCAGAACCTCCTGCAGTCCCCCGAGCTCGGTGGGGAGCAAGGGCTGGAGGGCGCTGACGGAGCCCAGGCCATGCCCTCGCCCTTCGAGGACAGCTTCGCGCCCGAGGCCTCTGCCGGACAGGCGGCTGCCCCCACCCCGTCCGCGCCGAGCCAGGCGGGCGCGGCAGGCGCTTCGGGAGGAACGGACTCCGCGGGCGCGTCGACGGCCTCGGGTGAAGCCAAGCTGGGCTCCGGGCTGCCCCCTGCCCTGAACCAGTACAAGGGCGCCATCGAGTCGGCAGCATCCAAGGCGGGCGTGCCGGCCTCGATGCTGGCGGGCCAGATCTGGCAAGAGTCGCGCGGCAACCTGGGCGCCACCTCCACCAACGGCGGCAATGGCCTGACGGACACCGGGTTGATGCAGATCAACCCCAACACCTTCGGCGAATTGCAGAGCAAGCACCCCGAGCTGCAGGGCAAGAACCTCTCCGATCCGGAGACGAACATCCTGGCGGGCGCCTTCTACATGAAGGACATGAAGGAGCAGTTCGGAAACTGGGATCTCGCCCTGCGCGCCTACAACTCCGGCCCCAACGGCGTCGACCGCAGCAACCCGAACGCCATCCCTGCCGGCACGGGCGACGCCACCTACGTCCAGAAGGTGAAGCAGTTCTCGGAAATCATCGCCACCGGCAACGGCACCCTGCCCGCGTAG